The Erigeron canadensis isolate Cc75 chromosome 4, C_canadensis_v1, whole genome shotgun sequence genome window below encodes:
- the LOC122596248 gene encoding ninja-family protein AFP3-like produces MGEEENTKKNSRFSVDLLQRFGSGSGDPGRVDPEEEDPELNLGLSLNGRFGVDKSKLTRSSSIAAILPVVKNDDVLGNNNPGRVAGAGYTGLVRTASLPVETEEEWRKRKELQSLRRLAAKRRRSEKQKSLNRVERDEYVAAMGRVGSSVGPNLGSGNWDFGCGGGATSDGGTPSVPGSVESQASSVSEFESRHVQGTSSEGDASPASVQSSQERSNQDGSSSSRSKVVDHAVRPLRPKAENTPNNKGKEIRSNTMDMPCVFTQGDGPGGRRIEGILYKYGKGEEVKIMCVCHGSFLTPAEFVKHAGGTDVDNPLKHIVVNPNSSSYL; encoded by the exons ATGGGTGAagaagaaaatacaaaaaagaaCAGCCGGTTTTCAGTAGATTTATTACAACGATTCGGATCCGGGTCTGGTGATCCGGGTCGGGTCGACCCGGAAGAAGAAGACCCGGAACTGAACCTTGGGTTATCATTGAACGGAAGGTTTGGTGTTGATAAGAGTAAGTTAACAAGATCATCATCAATTGCAGCTATTTTGCCTGTCGTCAAAAACGACGACGTTTTAGGCAATAACAATCCGGGTCGGGTTGCCGGGGCGGGTTATACCGGGTTGGTCAGGACGGCGTCGTTGCCAGTTGAGACAGAAGAAGAGTGGAGGAAAAGAAAGGAATTGCAAAGCTTGAGAAGGTTGGCGGCGAAACGACGTCGTTCGGAGAAACAAAAGAGTTTGAATAGAGTTGAAAGAGATGAGTATGTTGCAGCTATGGGTCGGGTCGGGTCGTCTGTTGGCCCGAATTTAGGATCCGGGAATTGGGATTTTGGGTGTGGTGGTGGTGCCACGTCGGATGGGGGGACACCGTCTGTTCCGGGATCTGTGGAATCACAAGCTTCAAGTGTGTCTGAATTTGAAAGTAGACATGTTCAAG GTACTAGCAGCGAAGGCGATGCTAGCCCAGCAAGTGTGCAATCAAGCCAAGAACGAAGCAATCAAGATGGCAGCAGTTCATCTAGGTCAAAAGTGGTTGACCATGCCGTCCGACCTTTAAGACCTAAGGCCGAAAATACACCCAATAACAAAGGGAAAGAGATACGATCCAATACAATGGACATGCCATGTGTCTTCACACAAGGAGACGGTCCTGGTGGCAGAAGAATCGAAGGGATCCTTTATAAATATGGAAAAGGTGAAGAAGTGAAAATAATGTGTGTTTGTCATGGGAGTTTTCTTACACCCGCTGAGTTTGTGAAGCATGCCGGTGGTACAGATGTTGACAATCCCTTGAAGCACATAGTTGTAAACCCCAACTCATCTTCTTACTTGTAA
- the LOC122598013 gene encoding PLASMODESMATA CALLOSE-BINDING PROTEIN 4-like codes for MNVLALPMLVFLAMAGYSSAAYCVCNNGVSETAMQSNIDYACGAGADCRQINPSGPCYNPNTLKDHCNFAVNSYYQKKGQTAMACSFSGTATVTSSPPSGASSACFSGSASTSTTPTNPTIAPPGSGTGTGTGTGTGTGTGTGTGTGTGTSTGTGTGTSTGTATGTGINNSPSSFGGLAPSGTAGMNDSSTAVTIQLTTSTIVLLTFLAMGLVWPRLI; via the exons ATGAATGTTCTTGCTCTTCCTATGTTGGTTTTCTTGGCCATGGCTGGTTATTCAA GTGCAGCATACTGTGTATGCAACAATGGAGTAAGTGAGACTGCTATGCAATCAAACATAGATTATGCTTGTGGAGCTGGAGCTGATTGTCGTCAGATTAATCCAAGTGGTCCTTGTTATAACCCCAACACTTTAAAAGATCATTGCAATTTTGCTGTTAACAGTTATTACCAGAAAAAAGGCCAAACTGCTATGGCCTGTTCTTTCTCCGGCACAGCCACTGTCACTTCATCACCTCCATCTG GGGCATCTTCTGCTTGTTTTTCTGGATCTGCAAG TACTTCAACTACTCCAACAAACCCAACCATAGCACCGCCTGGGTCTGGAACCGGAACCGGAACCGGAACTGGAACCGGGACAGGAACCGGAACTGGAACAGGCACTGGAACCGGCACCAGTACAGGCACGGGTACTGGCACAAGCACAGGCACCGCTACAGGGACCGGAATCAACAATAGCCCGTCATCCTTTGGTGGACTAGCCCCGTCGGGAACAGCAGGCATGAATGACAGCTCGACTGCTGTGACTATCCAGCTAACTACAAGCACGATCGTGCTACTTACCTTTTTAGCAATGGGCCTTGTATGGCCAAGGCTGATCTAA
- the LOC122597402 gene encoding receptor-like protein kinase ANXUR2: MLSSYKHENIVSLLGCDDLGEKILVYEYASKKSLDLYLNKGELTWIRRLQICLGAARGLACLHNAEGTYQRVLHRDIKSSNILLDESWKAKISDFGLSKFGSTNQENSFCISHAVGTPGYCDPAYAETGLLTKESDVYSFGVVLFEVLVGRLCFQNNDKHPSLARLARNSFEQNTLSDIVFVSIKDEINPSSLRVFGRIAYQCLNKDGELRPSMFETVRALETALRCQIGQNGDLHSQGV; encoded by the exons ATGCTTTCATCTTACAAACATGAAAACATTGTCTCTTTGTTAGGATGTGACGATTTAGGCGAGAAGATACTTGTGTACGAGTATGCATCTAAGAAAAGCCTCGACTTGTATCTTAATAAAGGTGAGTTAACATGGATTAGACGCCTTCAGATATGTCTGGGAGCAGCTCGTGGATTGGCGTGCCTTCATAACGCAGAGGGGACTTATCAAAGAGTATTGCACCGTGATATCAAGAGTTCCAACATCCTGTTGGATGAAAGCTGGAAAGCCAAGATATCTGATTTTGGACTTTCCAAATTTGGTTCTACTAATCAAGAGAACTCATTTTGTATCTCTCACGCTGTAGGCACCCCCGGATATTGTGACCCAGCATATGCCGAGACAGGCTTATTAACAAAAGAGTCGGATGTGTATTCATTTGGAGTAGTGTTGTTTGAAGTATTGGTTGGGAGGTTATGTTTTCAAAACAACGATAAGCATCCATCTTTAGCAAGATTGGCGCGAAACTCCTTTGAACAAAACACGTTGAGTGACATTGTTTTTGTGAGTATAAAGGATGAAATAAATCCTAGTTCTTTAAGAGTATTTGGCAGAATAGCTTATCAATGTTTGAATAAAGATGGCGAATTACGTCCATCAATGTTTGAGACTGTGAGGGCACTTGAAACTGCACTTAGATGTCAa ATTGGTCAAAATGGTGATCTTCATTCACAAGGGGTTTAA
- the LOC122597403 gene encoding synaptotagmin-2-like, with protein sequence MVNLKENRKWTSFTNLTKNKIQINDKFPGKLRDILGWKDVPLKDFMPDESKTLTVDLLADGGKHLAQCQVMLEVMYRPYSYDKIPIEIEGVERSLKVIIHKGEDLKGNNHTNPSVRLLFRGEEKETKSVSRSSSPIWRSEFWYSLEKQKLPINELLHLEVVSTTWMGLIYPEECLGHVDINLTDVINKKRINKTYDLINPKSGRLHVELELVTRY encoded by the exons ATGGTAAATTTGAAAGAGAACCGAAAATGGACAAGTTTTACaaatttaactaaaaataaaatacaaataaatgacAAGTTTCCA GGAAAGTTGAGGGATATTCTTGGTTGGAAAGATGTGCCACTAAAAGATTTTATGCCTGACGAATCAAAGACTCTAACTGTTGATCTCTTAGCTGATGGTGGCAAACACTTAGCCCAGTGCCAAGTGATGCTGGAAGTGATGTACAGACCGTATTCATATGATAAAATCCCGATTGAAATTGAAGGGGTTGAAAGGTCTCTTAAGGTTATAATTCACAAAGGCGAAGATCTTAAAGGAAATAACCACACCAATCCATCAGTTCGTTTGCTATTCCGTGGtgaagaaaaagaaaccaaG TCAGTAAGCAGAAGCTCATCTCCAATATGGAGATCAGAATTTTGGTACAGCTTAGAAAAGCAAAAGCTACCCATAAATGAATTATTACATTTGGAAGTTGTTAGTACTACTTGGATGGGACTAATTTATCCAGAG GAATGCCTAGGCCATGTTGATATTAACCTTACGGATGTCATAAACAAGAAACGTATAAACAAAACGTATGACCTTATCAACCCAAAGAGCGGGCGACTTCATGTGGAGTTGGAATTGGTTACTCGATATTAG